The Aureibacter tunicatorum genome segment TTGAGGCTAAAGAACCTATGAATGGAACCATTTGCATACCAAAAGTAATCAATAGAAAAACGACAAAAGCTCCTATGGCAAGTCCCCATTTTCCTTGCATAGCTTGTTTTGTTTCATCAAAAATAGATGTAATACTCATAATTAAAAATTGTAATATTATTGTAAAATTTTGTTGATAGCGAATTTACTTAAAATTGGTGGAATATTGAAAATTTATTATCGATTAAGTATAAAATAGTTCTGAGATTAACAATGATTATTGGTTTTTTGAATTTTTAGTTTGACTTCCATCTGTTGTGGGACCATAGCCAATAGGCAGGTTCTTTTCTAATCAAATTTTCAATTTCTTTATAATAATTGAGCAGTAATTCGTGTTCTGTATTCAGGTTGTTTGATGTTGATGCCAGCTCTTTGAATTCGTATTCATAATGATGTCTTCTTACCTTTTTTATTTCGATAAAAAACACAGGACAGTTTTTCTTCAAAGCTATTTTTTCAGCGCCAATTTGTATGGCAGTTTTTCTTGAGAAGAAATCGATGAAGTGCTTTGAAGAGTTTTTTGAGGGGCTTTGATCTGCCAATAAGAGAAAAGCTTTGGGCTTGTTACCGTTGTTTGTGAAAACTGACCTGTAGAATGATTTTTTTGGAATCAGTTTAGTGTGGTGTTTTTCTCTGATATATTTGATTAATTTATTAAAAAAAGGGTTGGATAAAGGTTGGTAAGCTATGTTGACCTCATGTTTTAACACTAATGGCAATATGGTTAGGTTTTCCCAATTACCATAATGAGGCGCAAGGATAACAATATCTTGATTTAATTTATAAAGCTCATTGATTCTGTCTTCATTTTTAAAGGTGGCATAGTGATGAATTTTTGATTTAGGGCAGAATAACATCATGAATGGCTCTACAAGCAAATCGCACATGTGCTTATAATAACGTTTTGAAATTTGTCTGATTTGCCAATCAGTTTTATTTGGGAAACAATATTTGAGGTTTCTTTCAATCGTGGATTTTCTGTAATTAAAAATTCCGAAGATTAAGACTAATATTAATTCCGATATAAATGAAAAAAACAAGCGTGTGGTGAATATCATAAACTTAAGCATTTTAGCATCTATAAGCACCTCCAAAAGGTGTGAGTGTGATTATAGTAAATTGTGGAAATTTGTTTGTTATAGTTTTGATCAACAAAATGCTGTTTTCCCCTATCGCTTATTTATTTTTTTATTGAATGGAATTTGCATGGTGTTTGATAATATATTTATTGCTTTTCATTTAGGAACAGTGAAATATTCAAAATAATTTTAAAGCAGTGCTTTTTGTGTTCTTATAATTAGTTTGTATTGATTTATTTTAATTTTTGTATACTCATGCTTGCTTTATTTTTAATAATCCTCTGTTCTTAATAAGTTCTCCTATGCTTTTTTGAATATTTGACTGTTATTAATTTCTATTATTTGTTAAATATGTTGTTTGAAAAGTTTAAAAAATGAGTAAAAACTTATTCATTTAATACTCAAGCCTGTTTTTAATCTTTATTGATCAGAAAATATTTTTAATAATTGACTGGTTTGATTCTTTTAGTGAAATTCAATTAGTTCGAAATTATAATCTTGAGCTTTTTTATTTGAATTTGGTACTCTTGTCGTCTCTTACTTAGCGTTATTGCATTAAAAAGATGAAAGCAGTCGTTTGTAAAGGCTATGGAAATGCGGATATGCTGAAAGTAATGAACGTATCCATTCCAGAGATTTCTGATAATGATATTTTAGTGAAAGTGCATGCCACATCTATTACTTCTGCGCATTGCATGATGAGAAAGGGGCAACCTTATTTTTCTAGATTGTTCACTGGCTTTTTCAAGCCAACACAACCTATTCTAGGGACTGATTTTGCAGGAGAAATTGTAAGGGTAGGGAAAAGTGTTGAGACTTTTAAGGTAGGAGATAAGGTGTTTGGTCCGACTGATTTGAATGGTGGGGCTTATTCTGAATTTGTTAAGGTAAAGGAAACAAGCACTGTGTTTAATATTCCTGAAGGTATAGATTGTATTTCAGCCACGGGTATAATTGATGGAGGAATGACAGCTATCGCATTTTTTGAAAAATATAGAAACGAAAATTCAAAAAGAATATTGATCAATGGCGCTTCAGGTAGCATAGGGGCGTCTTCTGTGCAATTGGCAAAATATTTTGGAATGCATGTGACTGCCGTATGTAGCCAAAATAATGTAGCATGGGTAAAAAAATTAGGAGCTGATGATGTTGTGGATTATACTAAATGCGATGTCATGAAGTTGAATTGTTCTTTTGATCTTATATTCGACACTGTGGGCAAGTTGAATTTCAGCAAATCAAAATCAATTCTATCGGGAAATGGAATATTTTTAACACCTGTTTTGAGCTTGAATGCAGTTGGTAAAATGCTTTTTTCTAATAATTTCAGTAGACAAAAACTATTTTTTGAAGCAACTGGACTGAAAAGCGAAGTTGAAAAACGAAAAGACTTTGAGTTTTTATGCTTTTTGTTGCGAGAAAATAAATTGACAACGGTTATTGACAGGGTATATTCTTTGGAGGAAGTCAGCGATGCTCACAAGTATGTAGAGTTAGGTCATAAAAAAGGAAATGTTGTTCTTAAGCTTTAGTAATAATGAGTTAGACCTTGATTTTAATTTTATACTTGTCAAGCAATCCGTGGAGATTGTTTTGAGAGAATGAGCATTCTTGAATATCATTGTTTTCAGGGTCTATATTGAAATTAAAGGCAGTTGATAAATCGGCTTTTTTAAGTTTAGTATTTTCAAAAATTGAGTTTAATAAATTGCAGTGGTCAAATGATGAGCTTTCCAGATCAGTGTGTCCTAGATCAACATTTTTCATGCTGCAATTTTCGAATGTAGTATTTTTCATTTTTTGACTATAAAAGGATGCAAAGTCCAATATGCAATCTTTGAAATTCACACTAAAAAATAAAGATGCGCATTTTTCAAATGAGACGCCTAAGAGTTTACAGTTTGTAAAATGAATGCCATTTAGCATGCATTCTGTAAGGAAACAATTGGAAAAATTCGAATTTAGGAAGCTGCAATCTATGAATCGATACTCCGAAAAGTTAAATTCTTCAAAATCGCAATTTTCAAATTGGCAACTTTCATAGGTTCCTTTTCCTAGTGCTTTATTGATGTTGTTGAATTGATGATCTTCTATATGAGTGGAATTCATTGTATTGAATAATAAGAATTAAAATGTTTGAATATATTTACTAATGTATAACAGAAATGGGTTTAGCCCAAAGTTATAAAAGTTAAACTCAACTTAGAGGAGTATTGGTCGAAGTTTTTGTGGATATATTTTCTTGATTTTATTGCTTCTTTGCCAGCAGAACGTAATTTTGTGTGCTAATGATGACCATTTAGGGGAGCGATTTGATGAAAAGAGAATATTTGTTGGCTGCTTTAGCCCTTGTTGCTAGCTTATATATATACACTTTGTATAGAAGTGAAGCTACAGTTGTCAATCATGTCTTTTCAATTTTGGGTTTTGATGAAGGGAAGAAATTCTTGATGAATTTTAAAATGCCCCTGAATGATTGGTTGGTTTATAGCTTGCCCGGAGGCTTGTGGGTTTTTGCAGTTACTATAATATCCAAAGGTTTATTTCTGAATATTATGGAGATAAAACTTAAAGTTTGTTATTTGCCTATAGTTTATGCTGTGATATTGGAATTTTTGCAATTGTCAGGGATTACTAATGGAACATTTGATTATAATGATATTGTCGCAACTTTAATGTTTGGCGGCATGGCTTTATTATTAAAAGGAAAACCAAAAGAAGTACTGATTTTCTCTACCTTGGACTTGAGAACAATTACTACAATTGGAGGCTATTTTATTGTATTTTTGTCTGATACCATTGGGTGAATTATTCTCTTTCGCCTAGTTCCGTGAAAATTTTTCGAGCCAACCTTCTGGGATCTGATTTATAATAGCTGAAGTCTTTAAGTTTTATGCCTGTGGCAAGCAATAATTCTTTGATTTTCTCAAAATCTGTTTCAGCTAATGGGCTGTCAATATTGCTTATCAAATTGAATATTTCTCCGATAAGTCTTTGTCTATGCTCAATTTTTTTTGCGGATGTTTTTTCTTGGTCACCGAATCCCATATTTCTGAGTTTTTGCTTTTT includes the following:
- a CDS encoding lysophospholipid acyltransferase family protein codes for the protein MLKFMIFTTRLFFSFISELILVLIFGIFNYRKSTIERNLKYCFPNKTDWQIRQISKRYYKHMCDLLVEPFMMLFCPKSKIHHYATFKNEDRINELYKLNQDIVILAPHYGNWENLTILPLVLKHEVNIAYQPLSNPFFNKLIKYIREKHHTKLIPKKSFYRSVFTNNGNKPKAFLLLADQSPSKNSSKHFIDFFSRKTAIQIGAEKIALKKNCPVFFIEIKKVRRHHYEYEFKELASTSNNLNTEHELLLNYYKEIENLIRKEPAYWLWSHNRWKSN
- a CDS encoding NAD(P)-dependent alcohol dehydrogenase is translated as MKAVVCKGYGNADMLKVMNVSIPEISDNDILVKVHATSITSAHCMMRKGQPYFSRLFTGFFKPTQPILGTDFAGEIVRVGKSVETFKVGDKVFGPTDLNGGAYSEFVKVKETSTVFNIPEGIDCISATGIIDGGMTAIAFFEKYRNENSKRILINGASGSIGASSVQLAKYFGMHVTAVCSQNNVAWVKKLGADDVVDYTKCDVMKLNCSFDLIFDTVGKLNFSKSKSILSGNGIFLTPVLSLNAVGKMLFSNNFSRQKLFFEATGLKSEVEKRKDFEFLCFLLRENKLTTVIDRVYSLEEVSDAHKYVELGHKKGNVVLKL
- a CDS encoding pentapeptide repeat-containing protein — its product is MNSTHIEDHQFNNINKALGKGTYESCQFENCDFEEFNFSEYRFIDCSFLNSNFSNCFLTECMLNGIHFTNCKLLGVSFEKCASLFFSVNFKDCILDFASFYSQKMKNTTFENCSMKNVDLGHTDLESSSFDHCNLLNSIFENTKLKKADLSTAFNFNIDPENNDIQECSFSQNNLHGLLDKYKIKIKV